cctcactgactggagtgttttgaagctgctgcatcttatatcagtttctgtaaagatatgtgcattcctaccaggactcatcTAACTTACAAAAACGATAAACCACGGTTCACTGCAAAAATCAGACAGCtctgtcaggccaaagaagatgcttacaggaagggagacaatgtcttgtataaacagggcaaatacacactggaaaaggagtggcaaagaggaattattctgaaaaactAAGGACTATGTACACTTCCAGCAactcagcatcagtgtggaaagcCCTGAAGGAAATCAGCAACTACTGCTGCATTGAAACACGGCTTACAAGACACTATCCCCCAACACTGTGGAGAAGCAACAAATGGCAGACTAATGGCAAGTTtacaccgcaggaactttacccaggaactagggactttggcctggtactaaataaagttcctgttaaaaaaaaaatgcccctcagaaagtccctgctggcgaggtagaacttttttaaagttctggaactttcgggagcgggacttgggcgctaaacatgctgattggttgagttaaCGCAGCATTGGTTGGGTTCAACCACCATTATTCggctcattttcaaaatattactgttattgtgttatgaaatgtaattttaaaagtatttcaggcgagaatacttttccaccgcaggaacattacccaggaactagggactttggcctggtactcggtgtgtttccaccgcaggaaccaggaactaaataaagttccgggtaaaaaaaatgcccctcagaaagtccctgctggcgaggtggtactttttcaaagttccagaactttcgggggcgggacttgggtgcTAAACATTCTAATTGGTTGAATCCAAGCAGCATTGGTTGAATTcaatttattcggatcaacattttctaaatattacttattgtgtcatgaaatttaattttaaaagtatttcaggcgagaatgtagttgtttaaaactcagctctgtgttttatttataaagacagcgcctaattaaaaatgtgtttcgctgatctcggagacggtgagctccacgcgatcagcgggagctcagtgcttaTGTATctctcacctcggctagaccttctgatatgtgccgctggctctgatgtctctttagtggttgtaataataaaatctccatattcatccggaagaaggaggcaggaaccggcgcacaatcaaattaaactttaatacaaaaataaacggacgactggtgcgcacaaataaaaagcaaaacacaactaaaagcccaggcctggtcctctctcatccttcaatgtcgtcactccagttttatatccttccatctcctctgtgggactcgaaaCCAGTAGTGGGTCGCACGTGTcgttcatttcccaatcactctacaggcctcgctcgttcccacatctctcggccccgccccactcgtcacagtggttaaacataaaatataattagttttgggtaaatctaacaggttatcattggtctgtattcaatttatctaaatgttaaaatgaaaataaaaaaggcaaatttatataatatttagtttcattgtaatggctgtattataacacatatccctgaactaagtacatttctgcagctgttattatgcttgaatgaaaacgaaaggaggcagtggtatttgatatcctattttgtttaattgtaactatacagagaggaaaattgcagtagccatggtcagctgactgaagttatcaagtacactgctgtttgTAGATTTACCAGATTTGCAtcatcgcggacatcacactccatTTCTTGTATGAGAAATGcttgcagacctacgtcaccagtctatttgcctaatcttcccggtactttacaccatggtggaaacacagaaagcaacaggtctggggggaaaaatgtTCCTGGGacaaaaagttcctggtacaaatgttccgggtaatttcagtggaaacgtggctgaatgagttttactgcaggtttgaaaaaaCATCCCACACCcaccctgaacacctctccacatgaccattcacaccattcacatcTCCTGCAActcccctctcccccacacctgcaattgaTCACTGAAGATCACTGAAAACAaggtgcgccaggtcttctggAAGCAGAAAAGGGAAAAAACAACCAGGTCCAGTTGGTGTTACACAagcctgtctgaaaacctgtgctgaAAAGCTggccccatcttcacacagatcttcaacagaccACTTgggctgtgcgaagtcccttcatgcttcaaacgctccaccatcatccccatcccaaagaaatccacAATTataggactaaatgactacaggtcTGTGGCTCGaacatctgtggtcatgaagtaaTTTGAAAAAAACTGGTGCTGGACCATCTGAAGGACATTACTGGACCCTTGTCTTCAGTTTGCCTAGAGatcaaacaggtctgtggacgatgcaatAAACATGGGGCTGCATTATGTTCCGCACTATCTAGACCgaccagggacttatgtgaggatcctgtttgtggacttcagctcaaCCTTTAACACGATCattccaaacctcctcctgccaaAACTAACTGAGCTCTCTGTctccacctccgtctgtcagtggatcaccatcttcctgacagacaggctgcagctagtgaggctgggaaaactcACATCCAGCACTCGTACgatcagtgctggagttcctttGGGTTGTCCtgtctccccactgctcttctccctgtactcCAACGGCTGCACATCTAAAGACCTCTCTGTTAAGCTTCTGAAGTTTGCAAATGACACCACACTCTTTGGCCTTATTCAGGACGGCGACAAGTCTGCTTACAAACTGGAGGTTAAGAGCTGGCTGCCTGGTTAAGTCTTAACacatttatctaacacacacacttagtctACACTTTACACTTTCAATTTGCATACAAAACATTATATTGTAATGTACCTGCACATACgattgtaaatgtatatattgttcTTCCTTATttacttgttcttttttttaatctgttttttttttttttctgtcattgtcATTTTGTTGCACTGCGGAAGCTTCTGTCATGacaaacaaattccttgtatgtgtaaacatacctaaCAATAAagatcattctgattctgattctgaaaaaaaaaacaccctttaaaaagaaaagcaaggcaaaataataataataataataataatacaaaaaaaagtaattatgagCAATTTGACTCATATGTCTTTTCAGAGGTAAATGTAACGTTATGCTACATTTTACATTAAGTCTGTGGTTGAAACAGATTGAGCCATTACACGAGACACAATACATTTCAATGAGTTGTACTTCTTCTTTGATGTATGACTATATTTCTTCCTCTGAGAAACCCCTGAAATGTTAAAAGGGTCCATTTCACTGATGTGAAATGTCTTTTGTGTCTTTTGTGCACACGCGGATAAACTAACATGTTAGCTGTATGGAGGCTAGTCCTGGattaataatattgattaatTGCTTTTAATCAATATGGATTCTTAATCTGAAAGTCAATCTTTTCGCATATGTTGTTTCGATTATGCTGTTTTCTGTTGATACGTCAACTTCACTAAGCATTATTTGTAACATCCAATTATTGCAATGAGCCAATTCTGAAAATAGAAACatgaaatgaacacattttctttttattgattttttcgCAGTATAGTGGATCATATTCTTGTTTCGACTGAGGGTCAGTCGTGGCCTAATCATTAGAGTCGGACTTCAGTTTTGATTATGTGGTCTCACATCTTATGTCAATAAAATATTACTGAGATATTTGAATGTTGTGTATTTTGCTTGGTTTaaggtttaaaacatttaaatagacatcaaaaaataaaaagaatgataTTAGCGTTGGCAAGCTCTGAtttcagagacacacacatagacaGCTACAACTAATTTCATTAGTGCTCATTGCATCACAATTTATGAGATACAGTTTTCAACTTGATGTAGTTCTAAAGCcgtattcataaaaaataaaaataaaaacttgtaaatgcatgcatgattgaataaaagtaaaaaaatatatatattcatgctgTCCATTTAATGGCAGTGACTCCTGAAAAAAAAGGAACATGTCATTTCAATTGTTCTGAATATACAGTATCAGAGTGTTACCATTCAGTAGTCATATGCCTACTTATTGTGATAGGTAAATTCAATGGTGTCATATAGAGTTTGACAAATAATACAAATGCTActttacacctttaaaaaaatgttttaaagagatGTACAGTACCAAGAGTATACAGTAAAATTTCGCCCTCAAAAATTAATTCCTTGGTGcagtctatttttatattaatttaaaacattaaaaaaacatgttaatttaAATGTCACCACAGTCACTTTTTACGTTACATGACAAACAGTTCACAGAGTGCACTATACAAtgcagagaaagaaaagaaaagaaataattttttaaaaattaaattaaaagaaaaagggTGGAAAAACACACTGAGGGCGGGCTGAACGTGCAGGCTAGTCTTCTCTCTTTAGTTGTCAGCGCTCATTAGATCTCGTCGCAGATTTTTGAGAGCTTCAAATAGAGCGTGACTTGATACAATAACATCATGCCAAGGCAACAGAGAAACTGACATAAGATAATGACAAAGAGAAAATACTCGATTCCAGTTCTCTGTCGATGAAACGGcacaattaatgttttaatgcagTCAATGTTCACGCGCGGATATTTATTATCGTTTATTCTGTTAAATACAAGCGTTTGCTGAACGGAGCGAGTGAGAAGAGTTGAATGCTGAACGGAGCGAGTGAGAAGAGTTGAATGCAGCCGCGTGAAGCGAACTGTCTACAGCTACAGTAAGTACACACTGCTCGCACACGAGTTTTTGGCTGTAGATTTTTATGTATGTCACAATAATGTATTCAGAAATTAGCTccgtcttttttattattattatttatttattattattattttataatgataatataatatattttataataataataataataataataataataataatatttaataatgataataataataataataataataataatataatatattttataataataataataataattatattattattttttaacgaATTACTTGTTTTGTTATACATTTGTGGAGTTCCATGTAGTGTGCTTTCACTATGTCATTCTAAATAGGCTAGCGTGTTATGTTGAGGACCTGACGtctattttaaatactttgttcCTTATAAGTTAATCAGTCAAAGGAATTGTTTGTCACATGCCACTTCTCGAAAATTAAATAGACAAAGATAACATAAATCAGCAACAGCCTAGGTAGATAACTGCCTACTTTAATTGCATTAATATGCTATACAGTTTCTGTTccaattttttgggaaaaaatatAGTCTACATTTTGCAAATCTGGCAGCTGAAATGCACACTAAATGCATCTGATGTTGGAATATAGaataaatgatttgcaaaccatATAATAagactgaaaatatataataaatgaaaaatgtattgctctgttcattattttttatatagattatattttatgCAGTCCTTTTGCAGAGATGAGTACAACCTGTAGACATGTGGTGTGTCACGCAAGAGTTGAGCATGACTGGCCAGATGCTGGCAGACTATACTTGGCAAGAGTTTTGATATATTAGTATTCTACCCTGGTTTTAGATAGGGAGAAGTTGACTGGGTGCATAAAAAGTGATATTTGGCACAGGCCAAGTATGAAGGATCTCAGCTTCCAAGCAGAAATCTTTCAGATTAAATCCCATTGTCTTGCACACACAAAAGAGGAGactcacagaaatgttcaagTTTTTGAAGACTGGACACAGGTAAGCATGCTGAATAACTTAAATCAGAAACAGTGTGCTTATCTCTTGCAGGTTGGTGCTGGAAGTGGTCCAAAGGGGAAGAAGACAGGCGTGATGATTGTAACAAAGTTCACTGATTCGGGAAGGAGCgtacatgaaaataatttaataacaaaataaatacaaaaccgaAAACAGCGCAACATCCCCTCACAGACTACTGCCACGGATAAAACCATTACaacataaaatccaggcctggtcctctctcgtcctttacCATCATTACTCCTCCTTTTATCTTTCTGgagctcctccatgggactcaAGACTGGTGAGTTGCTCATTATCATTCACTGACACCGACCTTGCTCTGTTCCTATGGCTCTCAGCCACACCTCACTTTGTCACAAAGGATAACAGGTAAGCATTCAGCCAGGCAATGAAGGTAAATGACTGTGAAGCGTGGGTATTTGAGGGATGATTCTAATGAGTGTAACAGGTACAGATGATCAGTACTCCGATGATTGAGATCGGGTAGGTGTGGTAATGGAGTCTGGTGCTGAGGGGTTGACAGATTCTGTGACACCCATGGGGTGACAGGAGAGGTACATGAGATTAATTCTTACATGAGGTACTGTACATGAGATTAAATCACCTTGTGCCCTTGAGCATGGCACTCAACACCAGGCAGCTACACAGATACTTTTTCTATAATAATTTGTGTACTGAATGCAAAGGAGATTAACTGAAACAATAAAGGATTTGCACATTTGGGGGGATGCCTTTTGTGCTGGATCTTCTTCTTGTGATTCTTGCCAGCACAAAGCTGGAATTGGGCACCTGACTCCCACACTTTAAGCTTTACCAAGCATGATTATGTTTGTATCTGTTTGTAGCATGTGTGTAGGCAGCTTTTCAAATGATCTCGGTGTCTAAATCTATGATTAGAGAATGCTCATTGCATGGAAGGAAgtatattttaaaggggtcatatgatgcgatttatattttttctttctcgtTGGAGTGCTACAAGCTGTTGGTTCATAAATAAGTATCTGtaaattgcaaagactaaagtatcaaatccaaagagatattcatCAACTtaactgtgtgggaagatttgcataacaccacccaaatgttcacgcaaatatgaaggtgtaacttttattcttgctgtagtattgttgctgctgccgccatgttgtggagatgctgtttgTTTCATTGTGAGGATGATATCCGCttcgtcatgcctagagctgatccatGCTTGTCGGTGAAGAAAAACATCAACTGTGCGCTGTGGATCACCATATTGGCTTTCATTGTGGATGAAGCAGAGTCTAGCAAACATGGATGTTGCCTTAGCAAGTAGAGCTATCTTGCCCTGACCTGGTTCAGAAGCTGAACTGTAATCTGCAGCCTACATCCTTAAAATAATTTCTCATCAATCTATAATATTGCTAtataatcatttacttaccctcatgttgtttcaaacctttgTGACTTGCCTTATTGTGTAGGGAGAAAAAAGTACTGGTCACTACTTTGCGTGCAgttgaaataaacagaaataaaaatgacataaaagcagGGTATTAGCTTGTGAGGTCTTTGTCATGTAAGAGTCTAGCACAGGgttgtcacatgtggttgccgcaacCCCCGGCCGCACTGTTCTCAAACCAGCTTACCACCGCTCATTTAGCACACCAGgaaaaaagaggacacaactaaaaatcagttgttaagttgtatttacaagactgttccagaacagttcaaaccaaatattcaggtgtgtgcagcacatttaatGGAGAACTCTTTCCTAAACCTGCAGAGTAGCCTACAATCTGTGCTCAAAGGCTGTTTCTGTGAAGTGGGGCAGTTCCCACTTTGCAATGACAgcctggtgcttctgactcacagcctctAAGTTTTGAATTTTCAAAGAATTTGCCCCAgttgattcaaacgtgagtttaaACAGTGTTGAGTAGCatttgtttgtcgtttctccgatcacaaatgcagacattgttttatgtttacgtggccCAATGCGCAAATGCAACGCGTAAAAACACAGTgaaagtcattataatcaataattatgtccacactggatgcaacaaatgcctcatttgaaATGGGTtatattggttttgtctcatcgcgCAAGGACACATAGAaacacagtatggtaaggggtgtaacatttccgtcacacgcttgaggtattcagccaatcaccaTGCACTTGATAGCTGTCCAATCAGCATATACCTTGCtcttcagaacgatgagctttgaaAAAATTGAAATTTGAAGGTAGGGCACAGAGGAGCAACATTATGTggacaataatgtgttttttgaaccttaaaccagcGGTCCCCAACCCCCGGGCCGCGGACTGGTACCGGTCTGTGCGTCATTTGGTACCGGGCCgcacaagaaagaataaataacttacattaaagctgcagtcggtaacttttggcgCTCGCATCTGGCGGAATAACATtttagccggagctacttctctctgtttacatctatgGCGAGTCACGCAGGTACTGTGCTACTCTGCAGAGTTGCCGACCCCAACCaaactaaaatagtccgaatataaacacttattataagggtaccgtagtgattcaggaaaatacaaaaacacggtttgggaaaatagattcatgatgtactcactcattatatatattttttacattttcgacACAAAACAACACTGGCACAACCCTAAACTGATTGGACCAGTAGAGCTGGGAGCGGTGGATTTTTGCGGTATCTTATATTTTTAAGGCATGTTTAAAAGTCACAGAGTCAGTGAGCGTTGGGCAGAGAGGATGTTATTCATGTTATGTTGTTGGCGTGATGTTATGAGGATGCTGCTAATAAAGTTGCATAAGAATATACAGTGGATTCATGTTTATTACTTTACAATATACCACATATTTTTTATGCCAGTCGTAtcatttaattttgttgtatttatccgTCACACCCCGTAATTGCaaaacaccaaatacacaacataatgttcttcttAGCAACGTCTTATGACCCCTTTACgtgaatgatgaatgaatgatGTACTATATATTTCTCCTAGCTAGAAATGTTTACTGAATTATGAATGGATTAAttttatgtgatatatatatcaatatatatcaaatattgatattttttaagtagtagttttagtattattattaatagtattaatattattttttgacaAACATAAACTTCACTGGGACATAAGCAGgtcacacaaaaacatatgcatgaGATTGTATGAACTAATAAAAATTAGCCACCAATTTGCCAAAGCATGAAATAGTTTTGAAATTGCCAATATATTGTGTTGGTTACCGCTCCTTTTGGTGAAGCTGGTTTACTCTGCTTATTTCAAAGCAATTTCTTTGTTCTAATGCAAGGGCATTAAATAATTATAGTGTATCTTATTGACACATCATTTTAACCTAACTAAGCCTTCACTCAACACCATAATGACAATCCACcatctaaagtttttttttcctgaagcCCTGATTCATTTCTGACCTTTGTGAAAATAAAAGATAACACACTATACGTATATGCTGAGACATGGCAGTTATAATAATAGCATCAACAATACCCCTGATTTCTCCTGTTTCATTTAAAACCACTGTTAATACTCTTTTCAGTAGTAAACAGAGACTCTGACCCCAGGCAGGTATATGGGTAACCTTTCACCCTTTTCTCATTGAACACTGTTATTAGATTAAGCTTGTGATTCTAGTCTGGGGGATTAGAGCTGTGTCTGTCTGGATCTTGGAAAAGATTTGTGTTTGTGTACAAGCCACTGTTTAGCAATCATTATACaaagaaatatgacaaaatatgaaCTGTGATGAATGAGGCTGTTAAGTTACCATGGAAGTATGAGTGATATATTCTTTAAATGTGCAattatttggaaataaaatgttCTGTTTGATCATCAGATGTACTTCAGAGATGCAATGCATCCTTCCTAGGTGATCTAAAACTTACCAATTTTGAAGTGTTTTATGTTTTAGCACTAATTGAAATGTAAGTAAACTTTtctctcatttatttttttccctatgaaaagttacatttaaatgacCTTCCCcgaaatgaatatctaaattaaGCCTCTGAAAGTAAAAttctaacattcttcaaaatattataattgatGGTTGTCTGCATCTCTGCATCCTTATCTCTTCCCTGTGGTTTGCTGTTTTGTGTATAATGATGGTCAGATCCCCTGCAGATTATAAGCACATAGCAATGTCTGGGAGTCAGTTCTAAGTAATAGCAGCAATTAGGAAATAGAACTGACCCAAGCATTCAATTGCTAATGTGAACCAGTGCCTGTGTATACATATGTGTACATTATGGTAGTTGCAGAATGCAGCTGCACTAGATTGTAATTTAAGCTCTGTTATGCTGTTGTGAGTGAAATATATTTTGCTTGTAATGTTTGCTTGAGCAGAGTacaggttatttttatttttactaaaccTTCTAAATCTATGAATGCATCAATGTCAGCAAAAAATGTATGATTATGCATGCTACAGAGTATTAAGCTCTCAAAAACATCCACTGATAAAGTGCTTAgaacataaatgcattaaaaaaaaaaaaaaaaaaaacccacctgtTTACACTGGTATTCTGAAGATGCTTGGAGGTATCGCTGTTATAAAGATTGCCAGTTTACTCCGCTATGTGTATTGCAATGTCTTTCTTTAACTCTGCTTTGAATAGActgtaaacaaaatgtatttgtctGCAAACCTGTAAGAGCAATTTTCAGCACATCAAATTGAAAATCGTTGCGTGAAGCAGAATCCTCTAAGAATGAAAAGTGTGTGTTTTGACAGAAAATCCATGTATACCACAAGAGATTAAATATCTGCAGACATTTAGACATTACAAGGAAGTGGGTTTATTTTACTATACTTAGTCATTTTTGAACTTCTGAACTGAATGTTAACAGTGAGAGAAGAGAATGAGTACATATCTGAGAATCAGTGATGAATTTATTTAAGAATTCAAAAAGAACCAAACATAACTAATCAGTCTAAGCTTTTTACAATGATGTTTCTTTAATCGTGTCATGGTCCCTTTAACCTGTTCTTACTGTAGATGTTAAATATATCTGCAATCTTTGGATCTGTCACTCTTTCTCCATTCTATCTGAGGTTCTTCCTGTTATTCTAGTTTAGGGGTATTAAATAGACCCAATGATTTTTATCAGCATGCCCATATTTTTATGTGGGGGAAAAACTAATAGGGTTAAGTTAAATGAAAAGGTTGTGTTCTGGGCCTTATGAATTCACTTACAGATTTATTGTATGAAGTTATTGGGAACAAAATGGGTAAATGGTGCTGTCCCTTCTAAGctcaattcacacacacacaaataattctACATTATAATTACAGAAAGAACATTAGGCTTaagaaaaatactaaatataatactaaatataattatcaattttttaaatttatttataattatttttattttattttttatttttattattataattttagtttaacCTGTGCTAGTTTTGGCACTACTTCCCCAGTGGTTACCAAGCAGTACAGACATCTGATCACAAATAACTCTGGAACTGAACATTCAAATTGctgcaaataaaatgtaaaatgaaaaaagcgAAAATAAGCATCACCTCTTTCTGTCTCCCTCCAGGGTGAGTGTCGTGTAACAGGGTGATGGGAGTCCAGGACTCTATACTGCTGGGATTACGGCATGTCatgaagcagtcaggtcaacttCTGCTGCTGATTCTACTGCTCTGGATGCTGCTCTTCCTTGCTGTCTTTACCTACCTTACTGACTCCGAGCTAAACCAGACGAGTTCCCCTTTCAACTCTGAATCTCAACACTCAAGCTATGTTCAGCATAGTGCCCGGACCATTATAGCGTCCCATACTTCCCGCTGGGATCAGTATGCAGAGAAGAGGGGTCCTTTCCAGAGCAGGCAGGTGTTTCAACCTTCTCATACTAGAGAAGAGTTTCATTTCAGGAATTCTGATGAACGTTCTAAAGAAGTGACTCCTAACAGTGACTACAGTGATGATGACTATTTTTCTAATGGCTGGTCGGTGGTTCGTGGTCTGTGGAAGGGACAAGTGTCCTCCAAAATGCTAAGCCGACGACTGCGCCAAGCCATGAGGGAATATGTTGACTCTAATAACCACAAAGTACTCTACAAAGGCCAACAAAAGACAAGCAAGAGTAGACAGGAGATGCTGTGTCAGATGAAACAGCAAGCAAAACTCAGGACTCTGGATGGGTCTGAACAGCCCTTTTCTCACCTAGGTTTTCAACAGCTGGCTCCTCCTAAATTACAGCAGATGTACAAAACATGTGCTGTGGTGACTTCAGCTGGGGCAATACTTAACTCATCACTTGGACGAGAAATTGGTGAGTTGTGTAAGGataatatgcatataaaatatacacttgtggtcaaaagtttggaataagattttttttttttttcttttgtctcttACGATCACCAAGGCTCcatgtatttgtttaaattaaaaaaacattattgctgtgaaatataatcaaaatgtaagctaaatatttattgtaatattttaaaatgtaatttatttcctgtgatgacaatttatttatttatttatattaaaaacaaacacgcAAACCCAGCCCAAAATTAAAAAGAGATGCAAAGgtaacataatgcattactttccataaaaagtaactcgGTAACATATTGTGCAAGTgagatgaataaatacatgttCACATTTATTCCAGAACTACAGTAAACATCATGTTTACACAGCGCTATAACTAAAATAATCTCTGTGACCAGAAAAGTTTATTATGCATACACATTTTGTTCATAATCTTCACAAATTAATACAACTTTTATGACTTTTGAAGCTAAATACAATCAACAGAA
The Carassius auratus strain Wakin chromosome 31, ASM336829v1, whole genome shotgun sequence DNA segment above includes these coding regions:
- the LOC113050753 gene encoding beta-galactoside alpha-2,6-sialyltransferase 2-like; its protein translation is MGVQDSILLGLRHVMKQSGQLLLLILLLWMLLFLAVFTYLTDSELNQTSSPFNSESQHSSYVQHSARTIIASHTSRWDQYAEKRGPFQSRQVFQPSHTREEFHFRNSDERSKEVTPNSDYSDDDYFSNGWSVVRGLWKGQVSSKMLSRRLRQAMREYVDSNNHKVLYKGQQKTSKSRQEMLCQMKQQAKLRTLDGSEQPFSHLGFQQLAPPKLQQMYKTCAVVTSAGAILNSSLGREIDSHDAVLRFNAAPCKDYERDVGSKTTIRIINSQILANHIHKFNSSLLFKNITLVAWDPAPYNIDLHKWYQHPDYDLFKPYINHRNNFPEQPFYILHPSFIWNLWDIVQSNTQENIQPNPPSSGFLGIIMMMNFCEEVHVYEYIPSMRQTSLCHYYETYYDAACTLGAYHPLLYEKVLVKRMSAASEEDLKKKGKVTLPGFSKIKCTL